Proteins from a genomic interval of Toxoplasma gondii ME49 chromosome Ia, whole genome shotgun sequence:
- a CDS encoding hypothetical protein (encoded by transcript TGME49_293400~Predicted trans-membrane domain (TMHMM2.0):207-230), whose amino-acid sequence MAVPPLRVCRRTTALSSNLFFFSLYSPLCSSASRSAGRASRSVLGLPIPPLAASAPPASAADSLRSFFSLSRRCLASERPSVFASFVATRVAASGTRTQRLDEHFVYHKTLEKSTRKRVAASPGRSDPCAAALPLSRRIQHSFFLSVLTRRKSSAVARLAWKLFFSRSPERLLAAKRNASDAEENGGFKTFAQVEAEKKARKKAETKLLSVALGCGAVTVSIAGLVYVVATWYEQPLIRVGETTRETENRREPTTVVA is encoded by the coding sequence ATGGCGgttcctcctctccgcgTCTGTCGCCGTACGACCGCCCTTTCTTCCAAcctgttctttttctccctctaTTCTCCTCTGTGTagctctgcttctcggtcTGCAGGCCGGGCGTCGCGCTCCGTTCTCGGCCTTCCCATCCCGCCACTCGCAGCTTCCGCGCCGCCGGCCTCAGCGGCGGACTCGCtgcgttcgtttttctctctgtctcgccggTGTTTGGCGTCAGAGCGTCCGTCGgttttcgcgtctttcgTCGCGACGAGGGTCGCCGCGAGCGGCACACGCACGCAGCGACTTGATGAGCACTTTGTGTACCACAAAACGCTAGAGAAGTCGACTCGGAAGCGTGTCGCAGCCTCGCCAGGGCGTTCAGACCCCTGTGCGGCGGCTCTGCCGCTGTCGCGCCGAATCCAGCACTCGTTCTTCCTGTCCGTGTTGACGCGGCGGAAGTCTTCGGCCGTCGCGCGGCTCGCGTGGAAGCTTTTTTTTTCCAGGTCTCCAGAGCGCCTTCTTGCAGCGAAGCGGAACGCCAGCGACGCCGAGGAGAACGGCGGCTTCAAAACTTTCGCGCAAGttgaagcggagaagaaggcgcgcaaaaaggcagaaacgaagTTGCTCTCCGTCGCGCTCGGCTGCGGCGCAGTGACCGTCTCAATCGCGGGCCTCGTCTACGTGGTCGCGACGTGGTACGAGCAGCCGCTGATCAGAGTGGGGGAGACAACgcgcgaaacagagaatcGCAGAGAACCGACCACGGTCGTTGCCTGA
- a CDS encoding hypothetical protein (encoded by transcript TGME49_293410~Predicted trans-membrane domain (TMHMM2.0):9-29): protein MKGKGFLPRGSIFIFLSSVFCVGMCTFVLHAKEKQTQRRYEGVLRDVERQRHKLQTRREEAVASQSSSGASSGAVTV from the exons ATGAAAGGGAAGGGGTTCCTGCCCCGCGGCAGCATCTtcatttttctttcctcggtCTTCTGCGTCGGCATGTGCACAT TTGTGCTTcacgcgaaggagaagcagactcAAAGACGGTACGAAGGTGTCCTGAGAGACGTCGAAAGGCAAAGACATAAACTGCagacacgcagagaagaggccgTTGCATCCCAGTCGAGTTCGGGCGCAAGCAGCGGTGCCGTCACCGTCTGA
- a CDS encoding transporter, major facilitator family protein (encoded by transcript TGME49_293420~Predicted trans-membrane domain (TMHMM2.0):59-82:119-142:148-168:177-200:206-229:238-261:377-400:414-432:434-457:466-489:500-520:529-552), with product MSFSEEQVPHALLVTAHQSFPTMQSVDPPVARPIQRAASVAALEKIAQVPNKTPFGISRWVLLAIFLFYSFLTGPSYWNWTAFADIFFLRGEYVWGCEPNEIDRTKHAHQPKCDDQDVAVQQLFTIIVASDFSFSCLSGFLLDYAGPRLTGLAGTSVLLLAWCLLGAADETRHMLVPGAILWGLSSSAAFFPCLSVANLFPTSRNTVIGFLGASRTLSNATPLVLRSIAMNNHTLASRLFYGYAGLCIGLCVIIAAIFIPMRQWQVLPSLAKAAGLVPTDGGTVEDTAPASSSEADAEHTDRENVEFIGMKRGFSRSLSALRTATLVGGEEREDEQAHVDLLQVAVLRQDTLMTMQRGTTAAAVSRGLDWNAFLREAFSLVFIPLCVYEAFVLLSNSFFSSSARHLLPAAYEANQIIQIFAFLPAPLLGVLADKAGILVTMAVVNGSGLFAFIMAMVPEVPAAVVCQYLACLCIAVNNSFIMSQVYCYVNQSFQEGHAGKLIGIACLVAGLPSLAANAMLSTAVSDGFPNMMSLCIGLLTVNFLLIGGLGVARRRRAQKLLAETEVAFQSDMATG from the coding sequence ATGAGTTTCTCAGAAGAACAAGTCCCCCATGCTTTACTGGTTACAGCCCACCAGTCCTTCCCAACTATGCAAAGTGTGGATCCGCCTGTTGCCCGACCGATTCAAAGAGCAGCATCCGTCGCAGCCCTGGAAAAGATTGCACAGGTTCCAAATAAAACGCCTTTCGGCATCTCGCGTTGGGTGCTCCTCGCTATCTTTCTTTTCTATTCGTTTCTAACTGGGCCGTCCTACTGGAACTGGACAGCCTTTGCCGATATATTTTTCCTACGTGGAGAGTATGTATGGGGCTGCGAGCCGAATGAAATTGATCGGACAAAACACGCTCACCAACCAAAATGCGATGACCAAGATGTAGCAGTTCAGCAGCTTTTTACGATTATTGTGGCGTCagacttctctttctcgtgtctctctggatTTCTGCTCGATTATGCTGGTCCGCGACTTACGGGCCTGGCTGGGACTTCAGTCCTTCTTCTGGCCTGGTGCCTTCTGGGCGCAGCAGATGAGACACGCCACATGTTGGTTCCAGGAGCTATTCTATGGGGTCTGAGTTCATCAGCGGCCTTCTTTCCCTGCTTATCTGTTGCCAACCTCTTTCCCACTTCTCGCAACACCGTGATTGGCTTTCTCGGGGCATCCCGCACCTTGTCGAATGCCACTCCCCTGGTATTGCGAAGCATAGCAATGAACAACCATACACTGGCGTCACGTTTGTTCTACGGATATGCTGGGTTGTGTATTGGCCTCTGCGTTATTATCGCTGCCATCTTCATCCCGATGCGACAGTGGCAGGTTCTTCCGTCTCTAGCCAAAGCTGCCGGATTGGTGCCGACCGATGGTGGCACAGTGGAGGACACTGCACCGGCAAGCTCCAGCGAGGCAGACGCTGAGCACACCGACAGGGAAAATGTGGAGTTCATAGGGATGAAACGAGGTTTTTCCCGATCACTGTCAGCTCTCAGAACAGCGACACTGGTGggcggcgaggaaagagaggacgaacagGCGCATGTCGACCTTCTACAAGTGGCAGTACTTCGGCAGGATACTCTGATGACGATGCAGCGTGGCACAACCGCCGCAGCGGTGTCCCGCGGGTTAGACTGGAACGCTTTCCTCAGGGaggctttttctcttgtcttcaTCCCCCTGTGTGTATATGAGGCGTTCGTGCTGCTGTCAaacagcttcttctcttcatccGCGCGCCACCTCCTTCCCGCGGCATACGAAGCGAACCAGATCATCCAGATTTTTGCGTTTCTGCCTGCTCCTCTGCTAGGAGTGCTTGCAGACAAAGCCGGTATTCTTGTCACCATGGCGGTGGTCAACGGGTCTGGATTATTTGCATTCATCATGGCGATGGTGCCGGAGGTGCCCGCTGCTGTAGTGTGCCAGTACCTCGCTTGCCTTTGCATAGCAGTCAACAATTCTTTCATCATGAGCCAGGTCTACTGCTACGTCAATCAGAGTTTCCAGGAAGGCCATGCGGGCAAACTAATTGGTATTGCGTGTCTCGTTGCTggacttccttctcttgcaGCCAACGCGATGCTTTCTACTGCTGTCAGCGACGGGTTTCCCAACATGATGTCTCTCTGTATTGGACTTCTCACCGTAAATTTCCTTCTCATTGGAGGACTGGGTGTCGCCCGTCGACGAAGGGCCCAGAAACTCCTTGCGGAGACCGAAGTCGCCTTCCAATCTGATATGGCCACCGGCTGA
- a CDS encoding hypothetical protein (encoded by transcript TGME49_293425) gives MAEVTAQGNPRVLQARARAVSGLQDETPSAVHNDTPLRLSRECLLCIFCVYVFLSGPLYFNWSPLAEMWLASGSFREACDPGELDSSKPETEPKCQEEEIAVQGFFVITVMCDMCFSLLSGFLLDSVGPKVTAVIGSTALTISWIVNGISRHLLTAHASIMLMSASLSMAFLPCLIIANLFPNARNTVIGLLTCFRYLSGTVPIVLKTVFLGNRSVEDTRSAAYTYGLLCVGSCVFMAACFFPSKKWQRIRALPCPRESGTPAPEEASLQSAHRTNTPNDRIISDTEITLTRRQSFSRWCRDSLATCLGAPSRTIDSLDAANLRCDLVRSEERGTTDARVLSWNDWREFFFEASSCVFVCMCLFETMLLIGEIFFQTAGRRLIPLAYKATEVINILAALPVPLIGFLADRRGITASMCVVNVIELLALIFTIIPEFPTIGACQYLASSFMAVASPFLVTQIYCYVFQSFQEAHTGKLIGLACFIVAVPMIAVLSMVKAGFHRGFFDMLLACIVMLVVSLLLLGVIAILRVRRATTVLSSIHSEDPLHE, from the coding sequence ATGGCAGAGGTGACAGCACAAGGAAACCCACGTGTCTTGCAAGCTCGCGCAAGAGCGGTTTCCGGTTTGCAGGACGAGACGCCGTCAGCAGTTCACAATGATACTCCACTGCGTCTCTCACGTGAATGCTTGCTGTGTATCTtttgtgtatatgtattcCTGTCTGGACCGTTATACTTTAACTGGTCTCCACTTGCTGAAATGTGGCTCGCGTCAGGTAGCTTCCGTGAAGCGTGTGATCCTGGTGAGCTCGATTCATCGAAACCAGAGACCGAGCCCAAATGCCAAGAGGAGGAAATCGCAGTCCAAGGGTTTTTCGTTATCACTGTGATGTGTGACATGTGCTTCTCGTTGCTCTCTGGTTTCTTGTTAGACTCTGTAGGACCCAAGGTAACAGCTGTGATAGGTTCCACAGCGCTTACGATCTCGTGGATTGTCAACGGAATATCCAGGCATTTACTAACAGCTCACGCTTCAATCATGCTTATGAGCGCCAGCTTGTCCATGGCCTTCCTCCCCTGTCTTATCATTGCCAATCTCTTCCCTAATGCACGCAACACCGTGATTGGCCTCCTGACGTGTTTCCGCTATTTGTCGGGCACGGTACCCATTGTTTTGAAGACTGTCTTTTTGGGGAATCGCTCAGTGGAGGACACTCGCTCCGCCGCCTATACCTACGGGTTGTTGTGCGTTGGATCGTGTGTGTTCATGGCAgcttgcttcttcccctcaAAGAAATGGCAGCGTATACGAGCCCTTCCGTGTCCCAGGGAAAGTGGGACTCCAGCTCCCGAGGAAGCGTCGCTCCAGTCTGCTCACCGCACAAACACACCAAATGACAGAATCATTTCCGACACCGAAATAACTCTCACCCGCAGACAAAGCTTTTCCAGATGGTGTCGCGATAGTCTAGCCACTTGCTTAGGCGCACCATCACGTACAATAGACTCTCTCGACGCTGCCAACCTGAGATGTGACCTCGTTCGAAGTGAAGAGCGAGGCACCACGGATGCCAGGGTTCTTTCTTGGAATGACTGGAGAGAATTTTTCTTCGAGGCATCATCCTGCGTATTTGTTTGTATGTGTCTGTTTGAGACAATGCTGCTTATTGGTGAAATCTTCTTCCAAACGGCTGGGAGACGTCTCATACCTCTAGCATACAAAGCGACTGAAGTGATAAACATTTTGGCTGCCCTTCCAGTCCCTCTTATAGGATTCCTggcagacagacgaggaaTAACCGCATCCATGTGCGTTGTTAACGTAATCGAATTGCTCGCATTAATTTTCACCATCATTCCTGAATTCCCCACTATTGGCGCATGCCAATATCTGGCGTCTTCTTTTATGGCTGTAgcctctccgttcctcgTTACCCAGATTTATTGTTACGTTTTTCAGAGCTTCCAAGAGGCGCACACGGGAAAACTTATAGGCTTGGCGTGTTTCATTGTGGCAGTTCCAATGATTGCAGTTCTTTCGATGGTGAAGGCTGGATTCCATAGGGGCTTTTTCGACATGTTGCTTGCCTGCATTGTGATGCTTGTTGTGAGTTTGTTGCTTCTCGGTGTCATTGCGATTCTCCGCGTGCGACGAGCAACGACGGTACTCTCAAGCATTCATTCAGAGGACCCGTTGCACGAGTGA